Genomic segment of Candidatus Binatus sp.:
CCCTTATTCACGTTCGAGGCTTGCAACCCCTTGGGCCCCTGCGCGACTTCGAACTCGACGCGCTCGCCTTGCTCGAGCGAGCGAAACCCTGCTCCGTCGATAGCGCTGTAATGGACGAACACTTCCTGCCCGTCTTCCATCGTGATGAAGCCGTAGCCTTTCTTCGGGCTAAACCACTTGACCGTGCCGTTAGCCATTTCCCCCGTACCTCCTGAAGGGAAACGCCGGAGCGATGCCAGGTGCGCTCCGGCGTGCGTGCCGCTTCCCCAAGCGGCGCGTACGGGCGCGCATATAGCACAACCGAAGTCAGCTTACAAAACAGGCCAATGAGGGTTAAAACTGGTGGAAACGCAAAAATGCTAACGAGTCTAATCGTGACGCCAAAGAATCGGGCGCGCATGCATATGGCAATGATCGGGAATCTGACGCATCACGCCGTCGATGATGAACTTGTCGGCGCCGTACTTCGCGCGCGCGATGAGCGACAACGCCTCGACCATGAACGCGAGTTCTTCATCCGTCGGCGCGGCGCGGTGATCGCCGAGCACCGCCATCGGCGTGTCGCATGAATCGCAATCGAGGATGGTAAAACTGAACGGATGGACGAAAGAGGCGTAGCGCTGCGTGTAGTCTCGCAGCTCGCACAGTTCACATTTCGGCATTGAGTTTAGTCTTGCGGGCGTCGCGGGCGACGTCGAGCGGCGAGAGTTTTTATCCCGACGCGTCGCGCACGTTCATCGCGATGCGCCGGGATGCTCGATTCTGGCTATTTCGCAGGCGACGGCGCGGACTGCGGAGCCCGCGGTATCGTATTCTTGGTCGCCGCACTTATCGACGAAGTGCTTGCCTTGGCAGCTTGCTTCGCGTGCTTCTTGCAGCGATAGACGCTGGAGGTCGAGATGCTGAGATCCTTGGCGACTTCCTTGGCGTGTTTGCCGCTGCCCAGTTCCTTCATCACGGCGTCGCAATCGACTTTGCCGGCCGCATACGCAGACGGCGCACTCGCCGCGAAAAGTAATGTCGCCCCGAGCATCGCCGAGGCCGCCGCAATCGCAAACTTCTTCATCTTCTGTCCCCTGTTAGGTTAATCCAACATTTCCAAGCGGCATGAGTATTTCAAATTTGCGGCCTTGCCAAAAGAGGCCTTTGTTACTTCGTCGTGGCGAAGCCCGGGAACGACGGCTGGCGCTTTTCCTGGAGGGCCTTGACGCCCTCGGCCAGATCGGGGCTGAAGAAGCCCATCATCTCGAGCGCGAGCGACGCGTCGAACGCCGGTCCCGCCGCGCGCAGCCAGTTGTTGAGCGAGCGCTTGGTGAATCGCAGCGCCTGCTGCGGACCGCGCGCCAGCTTGCGCGCGACCTCCATCGCCTTGTCCATCAACTTGTCGGCCGGCACGCACAGACTGACGAGACCGATCCGCTCCGCCTCCTTGCCGTCGATAAAATCCGCGGTCATCAGGTAGTACTTGGCTTTCGCCATCCCGCACAAAAGCGGCCAGATGATCACCGCGTGATCGCCTGCCGCGACGCCGAGGCGCAAATGGCCGTCGGTGATGCGCATCGATTCCGACGCGATACTAATGTCGGCCATAAACGCGACCGCGAGTCCCGCGCCGACTGCGACGCCATTGATCGCCGTGATGATCGGCTTGTCGAGATTGATCATGTTGTAAACGATGTCGCCCGCTTCCTTCCACGCTTTCGCGATATTGCCGGCGTTAGCGGTCATGTCCTCGATCATCGCGAGGTCGCCGCCGGCGGAAAACGCGCGCCCTGCGCCAGTCACGACCACCACGTTGGTCTCGGCGTCGTCGGCGATATCGAGCCACACGCGGCTGAGCTCCCAGTGCAGGCGATTATTGGTGGCGTTCAAAACGTCGGGACGATTGATCGTGATGAGCAGAATCCCGTCGTCTTTGCGCTCGAACAGAAGATGCTGATACTCGCTGTATTTCACTCAATTCACCGTACTGATTTAGTCGTCGCGATCAACTTTGCGATCAGCTTCGATAGATGTCCATGATCTTGCCGAGCAGCTCGATCGCGGCCGGCTTGGGCCGCTGGAAGCTGTTGCGCCCGATGATCGATCCGAAACCGCCGCCTGCGTGAATCTGGCGGATGTCATTGATCAGTTGCTCGTCGCTTTCCTTCGGGCCGCCGGAGAAAATCACGATCCGGCGACCGTCGAAGGCGGACTGGATCACGTGCTTGATGCGCGCGGAGAGCGGCTCGAGCGTTACCTTGTTGGATTCATAGGCCTTCTTGGCCTCGGGCTGCTCGATAAAGGCAGTCGGCGGCTTTACCTTTATGATATTCGCGCCGAGTTGCGCGGCGATCTGCGCGGCGTACGCGACCACATCGATCGCCGTCTCGCCCTGCTTGCTGATCGAGGAGCCGCGCGGATAGGACCACATCACTAGCGCGAGGCCGTGGGCCTTGGCTTCTGCGCCAATTTCCCGCGCCTCCTGGTACATCGTCTTCGCCGCCGACGAGCCGGGGTAAATCGTGAGTCCGACGGCGGCGCATCCGAGCCGGAGCGCGTCCTTAACGCTCGCGGTGACCGCGGGCGCGGGATCTTTCTCGTCGTTCAGCACGTCGTGATTGTTGAGCTTCAGGATGAGCGGAATCTCGCCGGCGTATTCGGGCGCGCCCGCTTCGAGGAAGCCGAGCGGCGCCGCGTAGGCGTTGCATCCGGCATCGATCGCGAGCTGGAAGTGATAACGCGGATCGTAGGCCGGCGGATTGACGGCGAAGCTGCGTGCGGGGCCGTGCTCGAAGCCCTGGTCCACCGGCAGGATAACGAACTTGCCGGTGCCGGCGAGCTTGCCGTGATTGAGCATCCGCGCGAGATTGCTGCGCACGCCGGCATTTTCGGAATCGTAGTAGGAAAGAATTTCGCGAACTCGTTTAGTCATTGGTCTCCAACCCCCACAAAAATTTCCCTGGACTTCCTATATCACAGCATCGCCGCCGCGCGATGGGCCGCGCCGATCAGCCCGGCCGCGGGATTCAGCGCGACTCGCACTTCCATCCGCTTCAGTATCTCGTTCAGCCTGCCCTTCGACAGGAATGCTTTCACGAACGCGCCCCCCGTCAGCATCGGCAAAATCTTTGGCGCGATTCCTCCGCCGAGAAAGACGCCGCCGAATGCGAGCACCTTCAGCGCGAGGTTCGCCGCCTCAGCCCCGTAAATATCGCAAAACATCTCGAGTGCGTGAACGCAAACGGGGTCGGATTTTTTGAGCGCCGCATCGCTCACCGCCGCCGCATGATCGCCGGTCGCGATTTGATCCGTAAGCCACGCGGGCTCCGCGATGCGGCTGCGATCGCGCAGGAAGCGGTAGATATTCGCGATTCCCGGTCCCGAGAGCACGCGCTCATAGCTTACGTGGCCGAACTGCTTTTCGAGATGGCGCAGCAACTCGATCTGTTCTTCGCCGCGCGGCGCGAAGTCGACGTGGCCGCCCTCCGATGCGACCGCGTAGTAGCTGCCGTTTTCATACACCAGTGCCGATTCGCCGAGACCGGTACCGGCCGCGAGCACTGCGATGTTGCCATGCGCGGGCGGATTCTCCGCCGGATGCAGCACCGCGACTTCCGTGCTCGTCAGATACATCACGCCGTACGCCGTCGCCGCGAGATCGTTGATCAGGCGGACCGGCGTGCCGCCGAGTGCCGCAGATAATTTTGCTTGCGAAAGGACCCACGGGACGTTGGTCGCTTGCGCGACGCCGTCGATGATCGGGCCGGGCACGCCGAGGCAGGCCGCATCGACTTTGACGCCATCGGAGAGGAAATCGACGCAGGTATCTTCCAGAGTTTTGAACTGCAACGTCGAGTAGCGATGCTGGCACACGAGTTGAAGCGCGCGCCCAGCGGCGACCTGGTAGAGCCCAAGCTCGGTCTTGGTCCCACCCACGTCGCCGGCCAGAATCAGACCAGCCATCGCCAACCTCGCCGCGCGTTAGCCTTCGGCTTTGAACTCCTCGGCCAGTGCAACTTCCTCCGCGCTGCCGATATAGACCGGTAATCGATCGTGAATCGCCGACGGCGTGACCTCGAGGATGCGGCCCTTGCCGGTCGAGCCGCGACCGCCCGCCTGCTCCGCGATCATCGAGAGCGGCGCGGTTTCGTACATCAGGCGGAGCTTGCCTTTGGACTTGCCGCCCTCGGAGACTTCGCCGGGATAGAGATAGATGCCGCCTTCGAGCAGCAGGCGATGGAAATCCGCGGCGAACGCGCCGCAGTACCTGAGCGAATAGCTCGAGCGTTTGTCCTTGCGGCTGGTGATATGGGCGAGGAACTTGCGCGCGCCCTCGTGCCATTTGCCGGCGTTGCCCTGGTTCACCGCATAGACGCTGCCGTGCGGAGGCGTCCTGACGTTCTCTTTCCAGAGCAGGAACTCACCGAGGCTCCGGTCGAGCGTGAAGATATCGACGCCCGCGCCAGCCGTATAAACCAGTTGCGTGCTCGGGCCATACACGATGTACCCGGCGACGACCTGCTGGCCGCCCGGCGCGAGCAGATCTTCGATTCCGCTGCCGTGCTTTGCGGCGCGCTTGCGCACGGCGAAGATCGTGCCGAGCGAGCCGTTGGTGTCGATATTCGAGCTTCCGTCGATCGGATCGTAGAGCACGCAGTAACTGCTATCGCGGCAGTTGTCGGCGTAGTGATGCGGCTGCTCCATCTCCTCGGAGATCAGGCTGCAGACCGGGTAACCGTGCTCGAACGCGTCGAGGAAAACCTGGTTGCCCCATTGGTCGAGTTTTTTGACCTGCTCGCCCTGCACGTTGGTATCGCCGGTGTAGCCGAGTTCCCCCCCGAGCGACGCGACGGTCAGTTCGCGCGCGATGCGCTTACCGGCAAATCCGATCCGCTCCATGATCAGCGCGAGGTCGCCGACCGGAATCGCGGCCGATTTCTTCGACATGACATGGCGTGTCAATGTGATTGGCGGAGTGCTCATCTGATGAATCCTCTTCAGAACCCATTACACTCCCTTAGAGCGTTCGCCAAGTGCGTCCGTCCGCCGCGATCATAAGCGCCGCTTCGAGCGGTCCCCACGAGCCGGCGGCGTAGATCGGCGGGTCGATCGGCGATTCGCCCCACGCGTCGAGGATCGGCTGCACGAACTTCCACGCCTCCTCGACCGTGTCGCGCCGCATGAAGAGCGTCTGGTCGCCGATAATCACGTCGTTGAGCAGCGTCTCGTAGGCCTCCGGCGTCGAAGTGACGTAATGGAAATCGACTTTGACCTGCTGCAATCGAGTCTGCGAACCGGGAACCTTCGACATGATGTACAAATCGAGGCCCTCGTCGGGCTGAATCCTGATCGTCAGCATGTTGGGCGCCAGCGGCGCGCGCGGATTCGCGTTGTAGAGAATCCTCGGCACGCTCTTGAAGTAAATCGCAATCTCACTCGCGCGCTTGGGCAAGCGCTTGCCGGTGCGGAGATAGAAGGGCACGCCGGCCCATCGCCAGTTGTCGATCCAGCATCGGAGCGCCGCGAAAGTTTCGATTTTCGAGTCGGGCGCGATCGCCTCCTCGTCGCGATACGCCTTGGCCGGCACGCCGCCGATCAACCCCTCGGCGTACTGGCCGCGCACCACCCATTTGTCGAGGTCCTCGTCACCGAGCGGGCGCAGCGAGCGCAGCACGTCGAGCTTGGCGTCACGCACCGATTCTGCGCCGGTGGTATTCGGCGGCTCGGTCGCGATCATGCAGAGCGTCTGCAGCAGATGACTCTGCACCATGTCGCGCAGGGCGCCTGCGTGATCGTAGTACGACGCGCGGGTGCCGACGCCTTCCGCCTCGGCGACGGTGATCTGGACGTGATCGATAAAGCGCGAGGTCCAGATCGGCTCGAAGATCGAGTTGGCGAAGCGCAGCACCATCAGGTTTTCCACGGTCTCCTTGCCGAGATAATGATCGATTCGGAAAATCTGGCGCTCGTCGAAATGCCGCGCCAATTGCCCGTTGATTTCGGACGCGCTGTCGAAATCGGAGCCGATCGGCTTCTCGACCACGACCCGCGTGTACGGAAGCCCGGCTGCGGGCGGCTTGATCAATCCGGCCGCGGTCAATCCCGCCGAACAGGTGTCGATGAAAGCCGGCGGAATCGCGAAATAGAAAACGCGATTGCCCGCCGTTTTGCATTCCTCGTCGAGCGCCTCGAGTCGTTCGCGCAGGTTCTGGTAGGAGGCGGCGGCGGTGAAAGTGCCGCGGCAGAAATGGAGGCGCGGCGCGAACTTGGCCCATTGCTCCTCGGCGATTGCGCGGCGCGAGAACTTCTCGATTCCGGCGCGCGCGAACTCGCGATACTGCTGGTCGCCCAGATCCTCCATCGAGAAGCCCAGAATCGCGAACCGTTCCGGCAAGTCGTCGTCGATCGAGAGATTGTAGAGCGCGGGTATCAGCTTGCGATGGCTCAAATCACCGGCGCCGCCGAATATCACCACGATACAAGGATCGTAATGATGCTTGTCCCTGGAATTAGGATGATTGAGATCGAGCTTCGCGCCGCTCACCGCCATGCTACCAAACTATGCGAACATCCAAGTTGTTCAAAGAGAAGGCAAACCGAGGTGGTGGCAGGTTCCCTGTGAAATCTTCCGGTGACGTTCGAATTCAGAATTAAGAATTGCCCACAGTGCGCCACCCACCGTCGATTGTATGCGGGCCCAGCGGCGTGCTTTATCGATTTGAAATGTGGACAGTTTGTTACCATGCACACGCAATTGTGAATCCAGTCAGGTCTCCGTAACCTCTGAGACGTTGTCAAATCGGTGGTTTTTCACTAGTTTTCCAACATACGCGAACAAGGCGAACGCAGTCGGCTGGGAGATCGTGCAATGACGTTCAAGAAAGGCGACATGGTCAAGATTAAATGCGAAGCACAGCCGGGTCCATTCGACGAGGCGGCCGTCACGATCGGCTTCGAGCCCGGCGTCGTCCTTTCCGGTTTTGTTAAGCAATCCTCGGTCGAGAAACGTGGCGATGAAGCCTTTGTCATAGGCAAAATCGTTAGAATCGACGGCGGTATCATCGAGGTCCAACTTCCGGGCTCGTTCTTTACTAGCGCCCGCGGTGTGGCGTCTCTGCCGCGTGCCTGGGCCGAGTCAAACGTGGTGCATGTGTAGGCGCGAACCGAGACCGTTTGCCAAATGGTTCAATCCCAACCGGCACTCCGCAAGGCGGTAGCTGCCAAAAGAATCAGGTTTGACCCGCCGCTTGAAGAAGATCAGTGGGGAGAGGCTTCCGTAGATCTTCGGCTGGGCTTCAGCTTCACGATCCTACAGCCGATAAAAGGCGTCAAAGTTTCGGTCGCGCGCGGTCTCGAAGAACTTGGTCGTTTGGGCTTCTGGAAAACGATCACGCTTGAGGAGAAGAACGAGATGGGCCAACTCAACTCTTTTCTTCTCAAGCCTCATCAGCTCGTGCTGGCGATGACCCATGAGAGCGTGAGCATTCCGCTGGATCTTATCGGGTTGATCGAAGGTCGCACTGCTTATGCGCGTGTCGGTCTTAGCATGCATCAAACCGCACCATGGATTCAGCCGGGATGGAGTGGACCAATCGTTCTGGAAATCATGAATAGCGGTGAACTCGACATCGAACTGACTCCTCTTATCGACCGTCCTTGTCAGTTGTCGTTCTTGAAACTCGACAGGAAACTCCCCAGAAGCCTCGGCTACGGAGCGCGGGCTGGCGATGTGTATCAAGGGCAGAAGCATCCGTTCAGAGTAGGCAAGAAAAAGAACTGATCTCTTCAGAAAAATTGCTAACGCTCCAGTTCAATGAGGGTGGATGTCGTCCTCGAGCATCAGGTCGCGCAGATCGGAACGGCGGAAGATTCCTGCCACCGCGCGCGTCAGCGCGACCGAGAGCACCTGCCCCGGTTCGTCGTAAATCCCGGCTTCGTCCTCAGCGCCAAGTCCGAACGAGCCGACCGGCGGATCGTAGTAG
This window contains:
- a CDS encoding cold-shock protein — translated: MANGTVKWFSPKKGYGFITMEDGQEVFVHYSAIDGAGFRSLEQGERVEFEVAQGPKGLQASNVNKG
- the fbp gene encoding class 1 fructose-bisphosphatase — encoded protein: MSTPPITLTRHVMSKKSAAIPVGDLALIMERIGFAGKRIARELTVASLGGELGYTGDTNVQGEQVKKLDQWGNQVFLDAFEHGYPVCSLISEEMEQPHHYADNCRDSSYCVLYDPIDGSSNIDTNGSLGTIFAVRKRAAKHGSGIEDLLAPGGQQVVAGYIVYGPSTQLVYTAGAGVDIFTLDRSLGEFLLWKENVRTPPHGSVYAVNQGNAGKWHEGARKFLAHITSRKDKRSSYSLRYCGAFAADFHRLLLEGGIYLYPGEVSEGGKSKGKLRLMYETAPLSMIAEQAGGRGSTGKGRILEVTPSAIHDRLPVYIGSAEEVALAEEFKAEG
- the glk gene encoding glucokinase, with amino-acid sequence MAGLILAGDVGGTKTELGLYQVAAGRALQLVCQHRYSTLQFKTLEDTCVDFLSDGVKVDAACLGVPGPIIDGVAQATNVPWVLSQAKLSAALGGTPVRLINDLAATAYGVMYLTSTEVAVLHPAENPPAHGNIAVLAAGTGLGESALVYENGSYYAVASEGGHVDFAPRGEEQIELLRHLEKQFGHVSYERVLSGPGIANIYRFLRDRSRIAEPAWLTDQIATGDHAAAVSDAALKKSDPVCVHALEMFCDIYGAEAANLALKVLAFGGVFLGGGIAPKILPMLTGGAFVKAFLSKGRLNEILKRMEVRVALNPAAGLIGAAHRAAAML
- the dcd gene encoding dCTP deaminase; translation: MVQSQPALRKAVAAKRIRFDPPLEEDQWGEASVDLRLGFSFTILQPIKGVKVSVARGLEELGRLGFWKTITLEEKNEMGQLNSFLLKPHQLVLAMTHESVSIPLDLIGLIEGRTAYARVGLSMHQTAPWIQPGWSGPIVLEIMNSGELDIELTPLIDRPCQLSFLKLDRKLPRSLGYGARAGDVYQGQKHPFRVGKKKN
- the zwf gene encoding glucose-6-phosphate dehydrogenase, with protein sequence MSGAKLDLNHPNSRDKHHYDPCIVVIFGGAGDLSHRKLIPALYNLSIDDDLPERFAILGFSMEDLGDQQYREFARAGIEKFSRRAIAEEQWAKFAPRLHFCRGTFTAAASYQNLRERLEALDEECKTAGNRVFYFAIPPAFIDTCSAGLTAAGLIKPPAAGLPYTRVVVEKPIGSDFDSASEINGQLARHFDERQIFRIDHYLGKETVENLMVLRFANSIFEPIWTSRFIDHVQITVAEAEGVGTRASYYDHAGALRDMVQSHLLQTLCMIATEPPNTTGAESVRDAKLDVLRSLRPLGDEDLDKWVVRGQYAEGLIGGVPAKAYRDEEAIAPDSKIETFAALRCWIDNWRWAGVPFYLRTGKRLPKRASEIAIYFKSVPRILYNANPRAPLAPNMLTIRIQPDEGLDLYIMSKVPGSQTRLQQVKVDFHYVTSTPEAYETLLNDVIIGDQTLFMRRDTVEEAWKFVQPILDAWGESPIDPPIYAAGSWGPLEAALMIAADGRTWRTL
- a CDS encoding enoyl-CoA hydratase/isomerase family protein codes for the protein MKYSEYQHLLFERKDDGILLITINRPDVLNATNNRLHWELSRVWLDIADDAETNVVVVTGAGRAFSAGGDLAMIEDMTANAGNIAKAWKEAGDIVYNMINLDKPIITAINGVAVGAGLAVAFMADISIASESMRITDGHLRLGVAAGDHAVIIWPLLCGMAKAKYYLMTADFIDGKEAERIGLVSLCVPADKLMDKAMEVARKLARGPQQALRFTKRSLNNWLRAAGPAFDASLALEMMGFFSPDLAEGVKALQEKRQPSFPGFATTK
- a CDS encoding class I fructose-bisphosphate aldolase, with translation MTKRVREILSYYDSENAGVRSNLARMLNHGKLAGTGKFVILPVDQGFEHGPARSFAVNPPAYDPRYHFQLAIDAGCNAYAAPLGFLEAGAPEYAGEIPLILKLNNHDVLNDEKDPAPAVTASVKDALRLGCAAVGLTIYPGSSAAKTMYQEAREIGAEAKAHGLALVMWSYPRGSSISKQGETAIDVVAYAAQIAAQLGANIIKVKPPTAFIEQPEAKKAYESNKVTLEPLSARIKHVIQSAFDGRRIVIFSGGPKESDEQLINDIRQIHAGGGFGSIIGRNSFQRPKPAAIELLGKIMDIYRS